Below is a genomic region from Ostrea edulis chromosome 10, xbOstEdul1.1, whole genome shotgun sequence.
AACTTTGTCATAATTTGTAACGGTAATAATATAGGAATTTGAGTACATATAATTAACGTCTCATTAGGATTGAAATTTCTTCACAAGTTTCTTGTGTGAACTACGTGTGACATATCTAGGTATTAGAAAATACCTTTATATTCTGTAGAAATATATGACtaagtatttttctctcatatacTGTTAAGTTTTTATGAGATATAAATTTCTCCACTttacattatcaaaattttctacCTTTTTTTAGGGCCTTGCCTGCCATATGGCAGGTACCCTAGCTTATTAGTAATCACTGTCTGACCGTTCATCCGTCTGACCATCAGCGCTTTCTATACGGTACACGATAACTATAGTTTCTTTcagaagattttcataaattttttacATAATACTCAGATTAGGCAGAAGAAGAGCCTTTCAAATTTCAGATTTATTGGCTTTGTCCTTACGGAGTTaagggacttagaattttttaatattgatagAGATAATTGCACTTTGTATAGGACACAATAACGAGAGATTACATGAGAAAATCTTGATAGAATTTACAGGTAATGCTTGGATTAGGAAGAGAAAGATCCCTTTTGTTTTTCAGACTTTTTGGTTTTGTCAGGACGGGATTATAAGACTTAAGAATTTTTTGTATTAggtaaaatattcattgttgGGCCCTATCTGACTTTGACTTGTCAGTATTTTTTAAGCCTTTTTCACAATCTGTTTGGTTGTAAGATATGTGAAACTGCATCCTCTTTAGGTCGAAAATCGAAATCGTTAATTGAGATTAATTTAATGATGAAAGTGTTCTTCTGAATGGCGTTTTAACATTTATCTGACATTGTATTTAATGCAAACACCAAATCATTTGATATGTTTGTTATATTGAGTTTTGAACACAAGTAATGAAAGAAGAAACTTGCCtgaaataaacactatatgtatacatcttgtacccacccaagtgTTCAACAGAttactgaacgtacctccatcacagaagagctgatatctcggaaattGCACATATCGTTTTgttcataatttttataatcTCAACTTCTTGCGTGGAAATTGCCTGTGTATTGCCAcagtatattacatatattagtatgagagaaaaatattgCAGTCCTATTGTAGAATATTTAGATTTCAGCTTCACAGAATAGATTGGATGTTACTGTTTTCCTATGTAGAACTCATGCTGTTTTCACTGTGGTGCACACTGAGATTTTAATGCTGTATGTACTTATTTCAGTATACTCAGAAAtgatcatatacatatatttatatatatatatattacagcCAAGGATAACACTGAATAAATATGCTATCAAGCGTTTTTGGCTTTGAACATGAACAAGCAAATGAATTAGCTGCTAATAAGTACATACACAGAAAAGATTGCACCCAGAAATTAGATTTAACTTGGACAACATTTCTTCACTAACAAGTGCTTGCTAACAGACCCTGGTGAGAGGACTTTCTTGCAGTGTGTTTTGTGGTTTTTAGAGTGCTCTGTTTTTGCACCCTCTTTAGGTCAAGCTCCGCCCCCTGAATCAGCTCAAGCTCCTCCCCCTGATCCAAcatctgtttctcaaaaggcaACTATTCCCAAACCCGCTCGGAAATCCTCCGATTCGACTGTCCCTGTTCCTACCTCTACCCCCAGGCCTTCTGTTCAGAAAAGTAAGTACTTATTGTCTGCAAGTCATTTTGGGGTCAGAGGTTCAGTTGCCTTTCAGGAATCAAATGCCAGAATAGTAAGTGTAATAAATCTTGTTTTCATTACTGTGCAGATCTCAGGCTGATGAATATAGAGAGTAAATGACAATTAACAATTATCTTGTTAATTATATAGATGTAAGAAATGAATGAAAGAAAGTAATGTTTGGCAAACCAACTTTCATTTGTGTGCAAGAAATATTTGGAAGACTCACAAGTACCCACACACTAATTGTCACAAGTACAATATATTCCTTCTGAAACTGTAGATAGAACCATCTTTAATTGTCTGGTTTTCTACTTCACTTCATTAGAACTATTTTCTGGGCTATGTAACTCTGTAATGGAGAGACATTTTAGGTGCAAACAGACAGTGTAGCATGAAACCGAATGAAGGTCATCTGTCCAGTGCCAAGgtcaccaataaaaaaaacttagaATTTCTTGTCAGTGCAATGACCTTTGTGATGTTGATACATTAGATGCCCTCACTAGACACAAGGGTTGCTTATAACCAGACAATGTAACATGAGCTTAAATCAAGGTCATTCggataaggtcaaggtcagtggtaaaaaaaaaaagtatttgtaCTGGCCATAACTATAACACTAATGATGGAGAGAacttatataggcagtgcctgctgtccaatcctattgtgaattttcataatgaaatactgtttaaataaaaaaaaaactataacaCTAGAAGCTCTTTAGACAAATTGTCATGACCCTGAATCAAGATTGTTTTGGGTGAAATCAGTGGTAGATAAAACTTAAGATGTATTTGTTCAGGTCAGGACTTTATTGGGCAGTTGCCAATGGAGAGTGGTCATTAATAAACACTTTTACTTGGACACAAAGATTGCTGGTGACCAAATTGTGTGATCGTGAACTgtaaagataaaatattgctcATTCTTGTagtttataatatatttgtatatttggaGCTAGTTTGTGTTTGGCTTGTTTGTTGAAGTATCAGATCTGAAACACTGCATACCATAcaagcagaatttttagtgagGATTTAATATTGGCATTTTTAGTGAGAGTGATGAGGTTGCTAAAACTGAATATTGATCgttaacaatttattccatattgaAGGTAATACTTACCTTTCCTGGAATAATAAAGTCACTGAAATTACCTCTCACTAAACATATATACCCATTTTTATggcaaaattgtaaaatttgtttCTCGCTAAAAACTCCACTTGTATGGTATGCATATTCAGTGATCacttatttttgtaatttgaatatgttACTCAGAGAATTTGCATCTCATATTGAATATGTTATTGACCCAAATTGTTATGATACAGTtatattttaagaagaaaatCAATTTAGTTATTAGATATAGATATTGATGAAATGTAATGGATAATTGTATCTTGTGTGGTGCAGAGGATGAAACAGTGGCCATTACTGCagttctggatgaccttgacaaTCACCTTGGTGATGATGTGGAGGAGGACCAGATGATGATGGTGGAGAACGGAGACCTGACCGTGGAGGAGGTGGATCAGCCACGCTCACTCCGCCCATGCTCATTTGTAGCCCCACCCCCTCCTGATGAACCGCCCCCAGAGGATGTAGAAATTGTCTGCTACAATGACATCATGGGAGTTAAGGTCGACACCGTGGATATCGGCACGGAAACCAGTGATGATAGTGCATCTTTCGATCAAGAGAGTCCAAAAAGTTCTACTAGTAAGTGCATGTATCTAAAGGCTGCATATAAAATCAGACCAATAAACTGTGATCAAAATATTAGTGTTATGTTAGCGAGCATTTGTCAGCTGGCTTTCATGAGCAGTGCTAGTGGGCACTTACTTCAACATAGGTATATTGAAGACCAACTGATGATACATTTTCATATGCACGTATAGTATGTACtctagttttattttttatgcacaGAACGATTATAAATACTTATGATTGTTGAGAAATGCTTTGATAGTGGCTTAAAGCATAGTATTCACAAAAATATTCTAAGACAGTCAAGTTAGATTTATTTCTTCGTTCCATGGGTCATAGATAATTAGTTCCATTAGGAGAGTTTGTTAGTACATATTAAATACTTTTTCTAGTCTTAGATCATTTTGGTGGTTTGGACATTTTCATGATATTTAACTTTCTTATGGTGGGTTGCAATTCAAAGTCTTTTCTATAACCAGTTTccattcacaaaatatttatgaaacagTGGCCTGCATTCTAATATGTATAATTTTAGCAAAATATCTGAGCATGTTTCCTTAACTTAAGGAATTAGTATGGGAAGCTTGATATTTATTCCATTTTACAACTTTAGAGTTTCAGTCAGGCATCAGAAACACAAGTAAGATAGCTGTGGAAGCTTTGTGTATCATTTTGATTTGTAATTACCCATGTATCAGCCTCACACTATATCTAGAAAATCAACCAATCACATCACTCTAAAATATCAACCAATCATATCACCACCTAAAACCAGCCAATCACAAAGAAGATTGTAGTATAGATAAAGCTTTATGTAACCATGCAATTGTAATTCATCCAATAGTAAACCAGAACACTATGTGATCTTGCTGCTAGCTGCTAAGACCAATTTTCTCATACCATTATGATACTCAGTATGACGTGATGTAATAAATAAATGGTATTGAACAAGAGTTCTGTACTGCTTAAGTCAATACCATAATAATATGGATAGTATCAATTAACAGTTATAATTAGTGATACAGCTTGCCAATGATTTActgcaatattatttcatacTAACCTGCTAGAAATTAAGCTTTAGGAAATACTAAAAAGAAATGGGGTatacaacattctttaaccctagcacatttaatttacacaatAACATATGTACTATTTCAAACTCTTTTGCATGCGAGAGTTCAATTTTCCTTCTACTAATCTTATTCTACTTACaatgaattttgtttatttatttttttatcatgattacataattgtaaatttgaatttacaaaGTCATAATTGCAAGTTCGAGTAAATTGCGTGCAGCATATTAGACAATTTACAGTGATTGTGACAATGTAATTTTGAATGATTAGAATATGAATGTGGTTTTAGGAATAATTGTATGACTAAAGAACATCATGAGAATTAGTCCTTCCTTTTGCACTAAAGCATGTTCATTAAACACCTGTTCTGTGTTACCTGTACTGAAAACATTGATGCTTAAATCAAATTTCTTGATATGTCAAGCAAGTATAGAACATTTCAGTTTCGTTTTCAAAAACATTGCATCTGATTGGACAGTACAGCTctaagaaatttacaattttttgaaaattgaagagAACAGAATTTGGACGAGCTAAAACtgaagtatttaaaaattaaatttgattggttaattaatTAAGTAACACAGAACATTGATTGGTCAATGATTGACCAAGGAATCTTATAATTACCTCTGTTAATCTTGTGTATCTGCAAGAGCTcatctgaaagaaaaataaacaaatttggAAAGCTCACAGGAatgaatttagaattttatgCAATACTGATTAGAAATGGAATTCAGATAGTCAAAAATATCAcaatgaatacatttttttttttaaacattgaaaagatcaaaaattaaaacaagatcTTGATGATGAGCCTCTATTGCTGCCCCTGCTTTTTGTTGGTTTATTTATTTCCTGTTGCCCCACAGTGCATAGTCGAGCTGAAAGTCGGACAAGCATGACCTCAGTCACCACAATAGAGGAAATCAACATGGGCTTCGAGTTGGCCATATTGGCAGGGCAGGAAGCCATGTTGGAAGAGTCCAGTGAGGAAGGTATAAATCTAGTCCCCAGCAGCCACCTGCTAAGACAGGTGTAAAAATGAACACTGCGAGGTTCTTGTGTGATGTGAATATTGTCTGTTGTTTGCCCTAACCTTGCACATTATTCTGTATTAATACATTTAATCttggaaatatttattcagCACTAATTCTTGCATGAATGATCTGCACGGAACTGAAATATTCCATAATATGCATTTAtctttaatcattattattctTGTACTATTATAGGGAACAGTATCAAGGTGTACATAAACTTTGTGATAATTTGATGAGATTTTAGAAAACACTCACAAATAAGAAAAAACTGAGGTAGAACTACCAATAGAATTCCACATATTATAATCATCTCAACAACAGAAAAAACTAATTACGTTGATACGTACCACACTCATAAAACTAATTCTACCACTGAAGAACAATTCACACAGTGtgactttaaaaaaatcttgtgTAGCTAGTACTGACCTGTTTCACTTTGAAGTTGTGTGCTCATAACTTCCCAGAAAGCCCTTGTAAGACCCACGCTTCCTAATCTTAAGGATTCAAGAAAATGACTCCCAAGAttctctttttatatattgttcCGTATAAAGTTTGTATATTTCTGATCTGAACAAATAATTCTAGTACTCATACACTTCAACTTATGTGCTATGTAATGTCATTCAATTTGACAAGGTTAatgatttctatatatatagtaaggtttattatgtatgattttaaatattACAGATGAAGAAGAGTACAAAAATGAAATGGCGCACTTTGTAGAAAGAATGAAGAAAGAGGTTGTCAGCCAGAACGAAGCAATAGAAAAGGAATCAAATCCATTGGAACCTAATCTGGAATCAAGGCAGAAGATTTCTGTTGAAGAAGTCAAACTGGATTTACAGTCCTCGAGTGCAGAAAGTTCACCGAAACCCGGCCCTCGTGAGAATACAAACCAGGTAGCGGGTGACCAGGAAGTGTCAGAAATCACATACAGTTTTACCGTGGATGCTGTTCCTCTGGAATTTCAGGAGGATGAAGAACTGAAAGATCAGAAGAacgaggaggaggaggaagaggAATACACAGAAACCATCACTGAAATCATTTATCCACTATCCTCCTCGGATGCACTTGTGAGCCCGAGGAGGATTCCTGATTTGGATTCTCCAAAAGAGCATGCAAAATCTGTGGTTTCTGAAGAAAAACCTAACGAGGGTGAGAAAATTGAAGAGGCAGTGAAACAAGAGGTGCAAGTTCAGCAGAAACTGGACACTGTCCTTAAAGTTGAGGTGTCCAAAGTGGCCAAACCTGAGGAGAAACCAAAGGAACTTAAACGTGAGAAGGAGGAGTTTGTACTAACATTTGATGATTTACAGAATGTTGATTTCACTGGACCAAAGAGGAAGAAGCCCCAGAGTCTGAGTCTTAAACCAGAGATCAAACCACCAACAGAGGAAGTGAAAAGACGATCGGGTCGAAAGTCTCCTGCTGCTGTCACTTCACCTGTGTTTGTGTTGGAGGAACTGCGATCGCGATTTAAGTCTGACGGGGAAGACAATGTTTTAATTACTCCGCTCAGGGAGAGTCGGAGTAATGGAAGCATTAAAGAAAGATGCAATGAACTGAGTTTTACCCCCAGCACAGAGGGAGAGCAGGAACATGTGATGGAGGAAAAGTCCATCTCTCTGATGGCCCATCTTGCTGCCAGGTCACCTGACCAATTCTTAGAGAAGGACAAAATCATTGTAGAAAAACTTGATCTCTCCAAAGATGTGACTGATGGTTTTTCAGAACCAGAAAAGATGAAGAATAGTGATATTAATGAAGACAGTGTTAATAACAATGAATCTGCTCCAAATTCTGCTCGAGACAGTTTGAATAGCAATGGATCTGCTCCAAATTCTGCTAGAGACAGTGTGGCCAGTTCAGAACTAGAAAATGACCCCTTGGAACAAATGCAACAACAGTTCCAAATGTGGCAGACTCAGCTGGAACAAAATCAAAAGTTACTTGCATCTCAGCCTGTTTCAGTGGATGAAACCTCCCTACAGCTGCAGGACCAGCTTAAGAACCAAATTGAGATTCAGAAACAAATGCTTGCTCAAATGCAGAAAAGCATGGAAACGCTCGCTGCCCAATCACAAACAAAATCTCTTGACTCTCCTAGAGACAATGTTGACAAGTCTGAAGTGTCTAGCCGTCAGAATTTGATTCCGAGCCCCCCTGTCCTACCTCAGATGAGGATGAAGTCAGATTCTTTGGACAAAGAGAAAAAATCCAAGAAGAAGGTCAATAAGAGGTTTGAGCCAAAACTTGACCCGAGGGAGGAGTTGATGCTCCAAATCAGAGGCTTCCAGGGACGCAACGCCCTTAAGAAGGTGGGTGAGGGGTTTTCTTCACTGGTGgattgggggggaggggggtccgGGGATTGGAACCTTTCCTTTCGTCACAAACGTTTGCtaaaaaaaaggtaaaaataacgcaGTTTGAGGGTAGAACCCCTCCcccttgaaaaccaaaattaacgGTTAgaacacacccccccccccccctttaaaaaattcctggatccacccctgttCTTGAACATACACAAACTTTCTATAAGAATTACATTTTGTGTACGTTATACAAAACGTTTGTTACTTGTATTCATATGACTTGTTATGACTCATATGAGAATATTGAAGGTAAGATTTAAATATAATTGGATGTATTTAGTGGGGAAGTTTTCGAAACATGGCTGGTCCTCATGTGGTTAAGTCTTAACAGAATTGACTGTGACATTGATCCAGCAaagttgtgaccttgacattcaTTTTATCGAATATGAAATCTATTAGCTGTAAATCTCTATGGCTCAAAAAGTTACAGCCAATTGTAAAGttgaataaaaaatttaaagaaataaaatgtttgCGATTTCTTCTATCATGTTCAGTTGCTTGTGAAATGAGGAAATCTCACAAGAAATTAAGTCTTTtacatgttttgaaaatatactgtAACTCTGTTAGTTTTAAAGATAAGAACTGTCTCCATTTGTTTTTGTAGGTTCAGTTGAAACAGACAAAGTGGGTGTCTGGGCCAGCAATTTCGCAGTAAATGTAGCGCCTGTTTTAACGGAGAGACTAAATTCAACATCTGACTACAGCATGACTTAGATGCCGTCATTACATGGACTAGCACCCGGAGCAGCAAAAGGGAGCAGAAATTTGTGATATCAAAATTCATGAAATCAACAGACAGTCAGGGATCACTAGAAGTCTCCATGTTATTGGTCAGGGGTCACAAGGTCTATAAGTCAGGGGTCACTAGGTCATCCATCGGAGCACATGAACAAAATATTCTGTGGAATTCTCATGGAATTAAAATGATACATACCAATGTGATTGCTGAAGTAAATTTGTGTTTGTGATAGTATTTTTTATACTACAAAATTAAAACTATTCAAGCAGTGTTATATGATGTTTTAGCAGTCTTCCAAAGAACTTTGTCAAGGTCATATCAAGcattgaccttgacatttaaatTTCATTCACCTGATTATGGATGTACAAGCTGTATTTTTTCATCATTTACCAAATTGGAGGAAGGATGACATTTTGGTTTGTACCTCTTGCAttcaaatggttttttttttctctaaaaTATGAAGGAATCAAAAAATAAGtttatttttgtatgtctgacaaaTCAGAAGAAATCAACCACAAACACATAgtcatacacacatacatacatgctgTATTTTTCTACCAAATCagtgattatgaaataagtgtCTTATGTTTTCTACTTGTGTTTAACAAATGTACTGACCATTTGTATACATTGCGTAATTTACAAAGTATATCTTTTGTAAAACAGTATCTATGcatctttttcattttatttgagAAGAGAATACggatatataaatcaaattttgcaAAAGTTGGACATTGAATTATCCCCCCTTGATTTTAGAACGTGTATAATCTGTGATTGATAATcagcatttttttgttgttgttcagGACAAATGTTTTTATAGCGGTGATAATCGGGGAGGATGTAATGTATTTGTACATCTCGTCACCATCGTTGTGTGTATGAATTAATTATACTTTATTTCGTGCATTTGATATTCATATGTTGACAAAAGTGCAATCCTACAGAGTTCATATAGTAAAATTACATCATTCTATTCTTAACCATTAATTACACTGTTTATCGAGTGTTCATAGATAAAACAGATTTGTGTAGTCAAAGGACATTGTAAAAACTTTTTACATCTATCGGGAAATGAGTACCAaggtatttttatttaaatttttgattattttcttatatcaatTTTTCATGTGAAAGATTGTTTTTGCATGgattctaattagattgtatgGCTATGTTGAATGTTACATATGTATTCATGTAATAATCGTAATATTACCCTGTGATGTAGAACGTATATGGGGATATCAATGCATGTAATCAGATGTTATATATTTCACTATCAAGTTGGAGTCCTGCTTTTCTGCTGTTTGTTGCAGGTacagtttcattttttttttaaccacaTAATTTTGTGATGCATGTACTTTCTCTTTCAAACATTTAGTAcaagtaaatttcatttttgaaagtacaattGGGAATGAACTGTGGAGTTTCACGTTGGATTAAGTGTGCCAGCGTGGAACGTGGCTATTCATTCCCcctgtatattttcaaaaatgaaatctcttttttgatatttactttctactttcatttctattggaATTTCCAAtcattaaaatagatgtactatatttatcaagattcatactcgcattgttcacaactgcaacacattcatggctgtcattacaatttgtagagatatcaaaacCAAAAACCATGGAAATGTTATAAATAGCATGTTAACCAAATTTTTTCTCAAATGAATTGGAccaaaaatttaaatgtcatgaaatcttacaaaaataggaaaatttCTGTGTTTGGATGGAATTTCTACTAAAGTAGAGTACACATGTATGTTAATATTGAAGtaatcaaatcaaaatcattgataaaagttcattaCATTCTCAAATTTCATGAAAGTATATTCTAGGAAAGGCAAGTCATCCAGTGTTAGCATTTTATCCTATGGATAGTATGAGAATTGAAATAGGGGTAAATTGACAATTTGACACAATATTCTGTTAGTTGTAACATTATGCttgtctctctttctctctctctctatctctgcATACACAGTGGCCAATGTAtaatactgtacatgtgtaagtcaatattaattttttatttgtatcttattcattgtatacatatattgaaaGGCTTTGTGTCAATTTAGATACAAAGTCATTAAAACCcagaaattttgatttgatgatctcttgtTTTCTTGATGAAGGGGTGAGAGGGAAATGGGCAGTATACATGTCATCGACCGGTGGGAATGTTGTAAAGGGTAATTTGACCCTGTGTAAATGTTGTAAGGGGTAATTTAATCCTTTGCGAATGTCATTTGACCCTTTTTGAATGTCGTATGAGGTAATTTGACCCTTTATGAATGTTGTAGGGGGGTAATTTTACCCCCTGAATGTTGTTTGGGGTAATTTGACATGGTGTGAATGTTGTATGGAGTGATTTGACCTGGTGTCAATGTTGTAGGGGTAATTTGACCCTTTGTGAATGTTGTATGGGGTAATTTGACCCAGTCTAAATGTTGTAAGGGTAATTTAACCCTTTGTGAATGTCATATGGGGTAATTTGACCATTTTTGAAGGTCATATGAGGTAATTTGACCCTTTATGAATGTTGTAGGGGGTAATTTTACCCTCTGAATGTTTTTTGGGGTAATTTGACCTGGTGTGAATGTTGTAGGGGGTGATTTGACCTGGTGTCAATGTTGTATGGGGTAATTTGGTCTGGTGGGAATGCagtctctacccagagttgtcgttccttgctttCACTTACActgtaagtgagtgtaaggaacgataactctgggtagagattggtggGAATGTTATATGGGGTAATTTGTCCCAGTGTGAATGTTGTTGGGGGTAATTTGACCCTGTGTGAATGTTGTATTAGGGTCATTTAACCCTCTGTAAATGTTGTATAGGGGTGATTTGACCCGGTGTCGATGTTGTATGTTGTAATTTTATCCTCTGAAtgtgttaagccgttcttggcacactgattttgactacgaaatactccgtttacctgatcaaggtatagggctcacggtaagtgaccggtctacaggggatgcttactcctcctagacacctgatcccacgtctggtatatccacttaggggttcgtgtttgcccagctctctattttgtattgcttatagaaattgtgagattgatcactgttcgtatcttcacctttcatttacaaaaacaaGTAGTGCCCGTGCAATGTCTGCCAACACGATTGGTTATTCATTGTTACCTCAAATATTGCCaaaaaaacatcttttttttcAGGCAATTTTCAAGAGAAATTAGCCATGGGCTGCATGCTTCGGTAAAATCGTTTTAGAGGAAAGAAGAAATGTAATATTATGGATTGAAAGTGGTGGatatgtacaatgatattttgttATTCCGCGTGAAGCATTCCAGTTTACGAA
It encodes:
- the LOC125665532 gene encoding uncharacterized protein LOC125665532 isoform X1 — its product is MYESCTQTRLIMFNWVRKRFTRRRRAMSLANKGPELAGPLTKKVPPEDFRSNGRGPYPLPYPAEPPDDENMNEIVEENVDVIVHLPDGKSKQVAVNSNIPMMDLLVNLAAGSRLNPGGHSLQVLNEDTGKLKEYKANQTIGSLCIRGEDHKFRYVTVQIVPKKVSKKSSGNLRQFEMTKRFTVNLPGGQKKVLRISPQSTLEQVRAQLCQERQLEPSHLVFQLPSNPRQQLSLQTTVAELPSSEVNLTGANVMLDGAKSMPDLSIGRSQSMKTEPPTPYMPMAGEGKKKKGFFSFLKKDKKFTVSMHTDLNHAGKPQQASTSRKDGGSPPATRRKMESAERPKSMFVTSPANVAVNGSKSMQTFSSEVDIRSQAAPSVQVKSAPALNSVREHPVAGPPIKSGKKKRAPPPPQVKPSPHTGVVTAEITVENTQTTPSQAESRIPEIVSSNQQLAQKLHSRNSSDSSGYHELALSGAESPDTAKIEENLELKVSTNITPVEGHKNSGDSGIRDMSSPRRKVRPGIEAMETGSSQTLPLDKVGKKEMSRTKSLERAPGAKKKKAPPPPPGQAPPPESAQAPPPDPTSVSQKATIPKPARKSSDSTVPVPTSTPRPSVQKKDETVAITAVLDDLDNHLGDDVEEDQMMMVENGDLTVEEVDQPRSLRPCSFVAPPPPDEPPPEDVEIVCYNDIMGVKVDTVDIGTETSDDSASFDQESPKSSTKFQSGIRNTMHSRAESRTSMTSVTTIEEINMGFELAILAGQEAMLEESSEEDEEEYKNEMAHFVERMKKEVVSQNEAIEKESNPLEPNLESRQKISVEEVKLDLQSSSAESSPKPGPRENTNQVAGDQEVSEITYSFTVDAVPLEFQEDEELKDQKNEEEEEEEYTETITEIIYPLSSSDALVSPRRIPDLDSPKEHAKSVVSEEKPNEGEKIEEAVKQEVQVQQKLDTVLKVEVSKVAKPEEKPKELKREKEEFVLTFDDLQNVDFTGPKRKKPQSLSLKPEIKPPTEEVKRRSGRKSPAAVTSPVFVLEELRSRFKSDGEDNVLITPLRESRSNGSIKERCNELSFTPSTEGEQEHVMEEKSISLMAHLAARSPDQFLEKDKIIVEKLDLSKDVTDGFSEPEKMKNSDINEDSVNNNESAPNSARDSLNSNGSAPNSARDSVASSELENDPLEQMQQQFQMWQTQLEQNQKLLASQPVSVDETSLQLQDQLKNQIEIQKQMLAQMQKSMETLAAQSQTKSLDSPRDNVDKSEVSSRQNLIPSPPVLPQMRMKSDSLDKEKKSKKKVNKRFEPKLDPREELMLQIRGFQGRNALKKVQLKQTKWVSGPAISQ
- the LOC125665532 gene encoding uncharacterized protein LOC125665532 isoform X5, which gives rise to MRTFYSRAMSLANKGPELAGPLTKKVPPEDFRSNGRGPYPLPYPAEPPDDENMNEIVEENVDVIVHLPDGKSKQVAVNSNIPMMDLLVNLAAGSRLNPGGHSLQVLNEDTGKLKEYKANQTIGSLCIRGEDHKFRYVTVQIVPKKVSKKSSGNLRQFEMTKRFTVNLPGGQKKVLRISPQSTLEQVRAQLCQERQLEPSHLVFQLPSNPRQQLSLQTTVAELPSSEVNLTGANVMLDGAKSMPDLSIGRSQSMKTEPPTPYMPMAGEGKKKKGFFSFLKKDKKFTVSMHTDLNHAGKPQQASTSRKDGGSPPATRRKMESAERPKSMFVTSPANVAVNGSKSMQTFSSEVDIRSQAAPSVQVKSAPALNSVREHPVAGPPIKSGKKKRAPPPPQVKPSPHTGVVTAEITVENTQTTPSQAESRIPEIVSSNQQLAQKLHSRNSSDSSGYHELALSGAESPDTAKIEENLELKVSTNITPVEGHKNSGDSGIRDMSSPRRKVRPGIEAMETGSSQTLPLDKVGKKEMSRTKSLERAPGAKKKKAPPPPPGQAPPPESAQAPPPDPTSVSQKATIPKPARKSSDSTVPVPTSTPRPSVQKKDETVAITAVLDDLDNHLGDDVEEDQMMMVENGDLTVEEVDQPRSLRPCSFVAPPPPDEPPPEDVEIVCYNDIMGVKVDTVDIGTETSDDSASFDQESPKSSTKFQSGIRNTMHSRAESRTSMTSVTTIEEINMGFELAILAGQEAMLEESSEEDEEEYKNEMAHFVERMKKEVVSQNEAIEKESNPLEPNLESRQKISVEEVKLDLQSSSAESSPKPGPRENTNQVAGDQEVSEITYSFTVDAVPLEFQEDEELKDQKNEEEEEEEYTETITEIIYPLSSSDALVSPRRIPDLDSPKEHAKSVVSEEKPNEGEKIEEAVKQEVQVQQKLDTVLKVEVSKVAKPEEKPKELKREKEEFVLTFDDLQNVDFTGPKRKKPQSLSLKPEIKPPTEEVKRRSGRKSPAAVTSPVFVLEELRSRFKSDGEDNVLITPLRESRSNGSIKERCNELSFTPSTEGEQEHVMEEKSISLMAHLAARSPDQFLEKDKIIVEKLDLSKDVTDGFSEPEKMKNSDINEDSVNNNESAPNSARDSLNSNGSAPNSARDSVASSELENDPLEQMQQQFQMWQTQLEQNQKLLASQPVSVDETSLQLQDQLKNQIEIQKQMLAQMQKSMETLAAQSQTKSLDSPRDNVDKSEVSSRQNLIPSPPVLPQMRMKSDSLDKEKKSKKKVNKRFEPKLDPREELMLQIRGFQGRNALKKVQLKQTKWVSGPAISQ